One window of the Dermacentor andersoni chromosome 10, qqDerAnde1_hic_scaffold, whole genome shotgun sequence genome contains the following:
- the LOC126519006 gene encoding putative nuclease HARBI1, producing MADDMNGSAGSAKRAALLLLLDSDSSESESSSSDTSDCSDSDSDGETAAYEREFNRMFRIPAKRPKVVGFIEDVVRQYSDDEFRRHFRLSRPVAEKLIADFAASSMYAANKTCMRNVASRFDLSESSVYRILHRVADFLLTLGQSLIKFPADLENLTRSFEKVSGMPDVVGCIDGSYIKIQCPEKKVASTYCNRHHYLSLTLQAVCDDKRRFLDAFIGSSSKMHDSHVFSLSPLSKKISAVCQGSYHLLGDAAYPLREHLLTPYRDYGALTKQQKHFNYKFSATRVLIENAFSTLKKRFRQLMYLELRTIPWLNKFIISCCVLHNLCIEYGDVEPDDDDNEQAPSDVQWQNCSDNHIDKSGEERALRRLGEIKRTKVLAKLL from the exons ATGGCGGACGACATGAACGGCTCGGCTGGTTCGGCAAAGCGTGCGGCATTGCTTTTGCTACTCGATAGCGACAGCTCTGAGTCGGAAAGCTCAAGTTCCGACACGAGCGATTGCTCGGATAGTGACAGCGACGGTGAAACTGCCGCTTACGAGCGGGAATTCAACAGGATGTTCCGCATTCCCGCAAAGAGGCCTAAAGTAGTCGGCTTCATCGAGGACGTCGTGCGGCAGTACTCGGACGATGAg ttcCGAAGGCACTTCAGGCTATCTCGACCTGTGGCGGAAAAGTTGATCGCCGACTTTGCCGCGTCGTCAAT GTACGCAGCCAACAAAACCTGCATGAGAAACGTGGCCAGCCGGTTCGACTTGTCGGAAAGCTCTGTTTACCGAATCCTTCATAGAGTGGCCGACTTCCTCCTGACCCTGGGACAGTCGTTGATAAAATTTCCTGCTGACCTGGAGAACCTCACTAGAAGTTTTGAGAAG GTGTCTGGAATGCCTGATGTTGTTGGCTGCATCGATGGGTCGTACATCAAGATACAGTGCCCGGAGAAGAAGGTTGCTTCGACATATTGCAACAGGCACCATTACCTTTCCCTCACACTACAGGCCGTCTGCGATGACAAAAGGCGCTTCCTGGACGCATTCATTGGAAGTTCAAGCAAAATGCATGATTCGCATGTGTTCAGCTTGTCGCCACTTTCAAAGAAAATCTCTGCAGTATGTCAGGGGTCTTACCATCTTTTAGGGGATGCAGCGTATCCACTGCGGGAACACCTGTTGACCCCCTACAGGGATTACGGTGCTTtaacaaagcagcaaaagcaCTTTAATTATAAGTTTTCAGCGACAAGAGTTCTAATTGAAAATGCATTTAGCACTCTCAAAAAGCGCTTCAGACAGCTGATGTACCTTGAGCTCCGCACTATTCCCTGGCTCAATAAGTTTATCATAAGCTGCTGCGTTCTGCACAACTTGTGCATTGAGTATGGTGATGTAGAgccagatgatgatgataatgagcaAGCACCCAGTGACGTTCAGTGGCAGAATTGCAGTGATAATCATATTGACAAATCTGGTGAAGAGCGAGCACTGCGCAGGCTTGGAGAAATTAAGCGCACGAAAGTCTTGGCAAAGCTCCTGTAG